The following are encoded in a window of Bradyrhizobium guangdongense genomic DNA:
- a CDS encoding NAD(P)/FAD-dependent oxidoreductase has protein sequence MTRLPLPPSLYADTAVAPAATPPLDVDKTVSVAIVGGGYTGLSAALHLAEQGVEALVLEAQEPGWGASGNNGGHTNPGLKHDPDQIEADFGSELGRRMIEFSYGTTNFTHDLIRRYQIPCEARQNGTLRAAYNEASAAAIEKTAQQCIRRGMPVTYLNREQLREMTGTDRYIGAMLDTRGGDLHPLSYARGLARAAMSAGAKVYGETPALSLRREGSRWRIETPRAIVHADKVLLATNGFTDDLWPALRRTIVPVFSSIAATAPVSDDVARSIMPTRPVLYESGHITVYYRIDQQNRLLMGGRGPMRWISSPDDVAYLIRYAERLWPQLKGVRWTHGWNSRLAITKDHYPHVHEPAEDILISLGCNGRGVALATAMGAQLARRLIGGAKAEIDMPITGIKPIPMHAFWPVGVTTAVIAGRVRDRLGI, from the coding sequence ATGACGCGCCTGCCGCTGCCGCCCTCGCTCTATGCCGATACTGCCGTCGCGCCCGCCGCGACGCCGCCGCTCGATGTGGATAAGACAGTTTCCGTCGCGATCGTCGGCGGCGGCTACACTGGCCTGTCCGCGGCGTTGCATCTGGCGGAGCAGGGCGTGGAGGCGTTGGTACTGGAGGCACAGGAGCCAGGCTGGGGCGCGTCGGGCAACAATGGCGGTCACACCAATCCCGGCCTGAAGCACGATCCCGATCAGATCGAGGCTGATTTCGGTTCTGAGCTCGGCCGCCGGATGATCGAATTTTCTTACGGCACGACGAACTTCACCCACGACCTGATCCGCCGCTACCAGATCCCGTGCGAGGCAAGGCAGAACGGCACGCTGCGCGCAGCCTATAACGAGGCCAGCGCCGCCGCGATCGAAAAGACGGCGCAGCAATGCATCCGTCGCGGCATGCCGGTGACATATCTGAACCGCGAGCAATTGCGCGAGATGACGGGCACCGATCGCTACATCGGTGCGATGCTGGATACGCGCGGCGGTGATCTGCATCCGCTCAGCTACGCGCGGGGCCTCGCCCGCGCGGCGATGTCGGCGGGTGCGAAGGTGTATGGCGAGACGCCTGCGCTGTCGCTGCGCCGTGAGGGCTCGCGCTGGCGCATCGAGACGCCACGGGCGATCGTGCACGCCGACAAGGTCCTGCTTGCCACCAACGGCTTCACCGACGATCTCTGGCCCGCGCTCCGCCGCACCATCGTGCCGGTGTTTTCCTCGATCGCTGCCACCGCGCCGGTGTCGGACGACGTCGCGCGGTCGATCATGCCGACGCGGCCCGTGCTCTACGAGAGCGGCCACATCACCGTCTATTACCGCATCGATCAGCAGAACCGTCTTCTCATGGGCGGCCGCGGCCCGATGCGCTGGATCAGCTCGCCCGATGATGTCGCCTATCTCATCCGTTATGCCGAGCGCCTATGGCCGCAGCTCAAGGGTGTGCGGTGGACCCATGGCTGGAACAGCCGGCTCGCGATCACCAAGGACCATTATCCGCACGTGCACGAGCCCGCGGAAGACATCCTGATCTCGCTCGGCTGCAACGGTCGGGGTGTTGCGCTTGCAACGGCGATGGGCGCGCAGCTCGCGCGCCGGCTGATCGGCGGCGCCAAGGCCGAGATCGACATGCCGATCACCGGCATCAAGCCGATCCCGATGCACGCGTTCTGGCCGGTCGGTGTGACCACGGCGGTGATCGCAGGACGCGTGCGCGACCGGCTCGGCATTTGA